From Ancylobacter pratisalsi, one genomic window encodes:
- the mtaB gene encoding tRNA (N(6)-L-threonylcarbamoyladenosine(37)-C(2))-methylthiotransferase MtaB translates to MAVDVVTFGCRLNALDSASAAALADRAGLEHAVVVNTCAVTNEAVKQARQTIRRLKREDPTRRIVVTGCAAQIDPAAFTAMSEVDRVLGNAEKLDPARWAETRQALDFGIGTQARAIVGDIMNVRETAPHLLEGAGEAIEGRTRAFVQIQTGCDHRCTFCIIPFGRGNSRSVPMGAVVDRVRQLAEEGYGEIVLTGVDLTSYGADLPGAPRLGTLVRAVLRHCPTLGRLRLSSIDAVEVDDELMAAIGEEKRLMPHLHLSLQAGDDLILKRMKRRHSRRQAIAFCAELRRRRPDVVLGADIIAGFPTETEAHFRQSLDLVDACGLTHLHVFPYSARPDTPAARMPQLATEVVRERARRLREKGASALQRHLAAEVGTMRHILTERGGIGRTPGFTPVRLSRPLPPGTLLSLRIAGHDGARLIAA, encoded by the coding sequence ATGGCCGTAGACGTCGTGACGTTCGGCTGCCGGCTCAACGCGCTCGATTCCGCGAGCGCCGCCGCACTCGCCGACCGCGCCGGGCTGGAGCACGCCGTGGTGGTGAACACCTGCGCCGTCACGAACGAGGCGGTGAAACAGGCGCGCCAGACCATCCGCCGGCTCAAGCGCGAGGATCCCACCCGGCGCATCGTCGTCACCGGCTGCGCCGCGCAGATCGACCCCGCCGCCTTCACCGCCATGAGCGAGGTCGACCGCGTGCTCGGCAATGCCGAGAAGCTGGACCCGGCGCGCTGGGCCGAGACCCGGCAGGCGCTGGACTTCGGCATCGGCACGCAGGCGCGCGCGATCGTCGGCGACATCATGAATGTGCGCGAGACCGCGCCCCATCTACTCGAAGGCGCGGGCGAGGCGATCGAGGGCCGCACCCGCGCCTTCGTCCAGATCCAGACCGGATGCGATCACCGCTGCACCTTCTGCATCATCCCCTTCGGGCGCGGCAATTCCCGCTCGGTGCCGATGGGCGCGGTGGTGGACCGGGTGCGCCAGCTCGCCGAAGAAGGCTATGGCGAGATCGTCCTCACCGGCGTCGATCTCACCTCCTATGGCGCCGACCTTCCCGGCGCGCCCCGGCTCGGCACGCTGGTGCGCGCGGTGCTCCGCCATTGCCCCACGCTCGGCCGGCTGCGGCTGTCCTCCATCGACGCGGTCGAGGTCGATGACGAGCTGATGGCCGCGATCGGCGAGGAGAAACGGCTGATGCCCCACCTCCACCTCTCGCTTCAGGCCGGCGACGACCTGATCCTCAAGCGCATGAAGCGTCGCCATTCGCGCCGCCAGGCGATCGCATTCTGCGCCGAACTGCGGCGGCGGCGGCCGGACGTGGTGCTGGGCGCCGACATCATCGCCGGCTTCCCGACGGAAACCGAGGCGCATTTCCGCCAGTCGCTCGATCTGGTCGACGCCTGCGGGCTGACGCATCTTCACGTCTTCCCCTACTCCGCCCGCCCGGATACGCCGGCCGCGCGGATGCCGCAGCTTGCCACCGAGGTGGTGCGCGAGCGGGCGAGGCGCCTGCGCGAAAAGGGCGCGAGTGCCCTGCAGCGTCATCTCGCCGCCGAGGTGGGCACCATGCGCCACATTCTCACCGAGCGTGGCGGCATCGGCCGCACGCCCGGCTTCACACC
- the dapF gene encoding diaminopimelate epimerase — translation MAALENRSFVKMNGLGNEIVVLDLRDAPLPVPPAEARALARPDVLPFDQIMALYPPRQPDTAAFVRIINADGSEAGACGNGTRCIALYEAARTGRQHVVFESVAGRLDCTVEPDGVTADMGVPHFGWAAIPLAGPVADTRALELQAGPSDAPVLRAPAVVNVGNPHAIFWVPDVEAIDLAHYGPELEHHPIFPERANISLAQVVSPEHIVLKVWERGAGLTRACGSAACAAAVSAARLGLTGRRVRVTLPGGDLMIDWRASDDHILMTGPAEHEFDGRLTAAMLGDSFRVEAN, via the coding sequence ATGGCAGCGCTGGAAAATCGATCCTTCGTCAAGATGAACGGCCTCGGCAACGAGATCGTCGTGCTGGACCTGCGCGACGCTCCCCTGCCCGTGCCGCCGGCGGAGGCGCGCGCGCTGGCCCGGCCGGACGTGCTGCCCTTCGACCAGATCATGGCGCTCTATCCGCCCCGGCAGCCGGATACGGCGGCGTTCGTGCGCATCATCAACGCCGATGGCTCGGAGGCCGGCGCCTGTGGCAACGGCACGCGCTGCATCGCGCTCTACGAGGCGGCCCGCACCGGGCGCCAGCACGTGGTGTTCGAAAGCGTCGCCGGCCGGCTCGACTGCACGGTCGAGCCCGACGGCGTGACCGCCGACATGGGCGTGCCTCATTTCGGCTGGGCGGCCATTCCGCTCGCCGGCCCGGTCGCCGACACCCGCGCGCTGGAACTTCAGGCCGGCCCGTCCGACGCCCCGGTGCTGCGCGCGCCCGCCGTGGTCAATGTCGGCAACCCGCATGCCATCTTCTGGGTGCCCGATGTCGAGGCGATCGACCTCGCCCATTACGGGCCGGAACTCGAACACCATCCCATCTTCCCCGAGCGCGCCAATATCTCGCTCGCCCAGGTGGTCTCGCCCGAGCATATCGTGCTCAAGGTGTGGGAACGCGGCGCCGGGCTCACCCGCGCCTGCGGCTCCGCCGCCTGCGCCGCCGCTGTCTCGGCCGCCCGCCTCGGCCTCACCGGCCGGCGGGTGCGGGTCACGCTGCCCGGCGGCGACCTCATGATCGACTGGCGCGCCAGCGACGACCACATCCTCATGACCGGCCCGGCCGAGCACGAGTTCGACGGCCGCCTGACCGCTGCCATGCTCGGCGACAGCTTCCGCGTCGAAGCGAACTGA
- a CDS encoding GyrI-like domain-containing protein: MSTVLLLPRLLPARLALACALVLAGLPAARAQTPDASAQPPAVDAPAADAPASDAPSSEGPSGEMPDGEPPAAAAEPPMDDDNMVAPPVVDPKAVETQAVPPGGDPLKRPDGFGDAAVMQPVPVLMKQGYSNWDQGFQSIVSAVTEIDAELARLKLTPTGAPFILYTSTDDGGFQFEAEVPFTGATTEKPKEGFAFSASPAGKAMRFTHRGPYDAMDPTYEQISNLLDAKDLEAQDLYIEEYRSDPRTTPQDDLVIDIWVPLK, from the coding sequence ATGTCGACTGTGCTTTTGCTTCCCCGCCTTCTTCCGGCCCGGCTCGCGCTGGCCTGCGCGCTGGTGCTGGCGGGTCTGCCCGCCGCGCGTGCGCAGACGCCCGATGCGTCGGCCCAGCCTCCTGCGGTGGACGCGCCCGCGGCGGACGCTCCCGCTTCGGATGCGCCGTCCAGCGAGGGGCCCTCGGGCGAGATGCCCGACGGCGAGCCGCCTGCCGCCGCTGCCGAGCCGCCGATGGACGACGACAACATGGTGGCCCCGCCGGTCGTCGACCCGAAGGCGGTGGAAACGCAGGCGGTGCCGCCCGGCGGCGATCCGCTCAAGCGGCCGGACGGTTTCGGCGATGCGGCCGTGATGCAGCCGGTGCCGGTGCTGATGAAGCAGGGCTACAGCAACTGGGACCAGGGCTTCCAGTCCATCGTCAGCGCCGTGACGGAGATCGACGCCGAGCTGGCCCGGCTGAAGCTGACGCCGACAGGGGCGCCGTTCATCCTCTACACCTCGACCGATGATGGCGGGTTCCAGTTCGAGGCCGAGGTGCCGTTCACCGGCGCCACGACCGAGAAGCCGAAGGAGGGCTTCGCGTTCTCCGCCTCGCCCGCCGGCAAGGCGATGCGCTTCACCCATCGCGGGCCGTATGACGCGATGGACCCGACCTACGAGCAGATTTCCAACCTGCTCGACGCCAAGGACCTTGAGGCGCAGGACCTCTATATCGAGGAATACCGTTCCGACCCGCGCACCACGCCGCAGGACGATCTGGTCATCGACATCTGGGTGCCGCTGAAGTGA